A genomic window from Macaca thibetana thibetana isolate TM-01 chromosome 16, ASM2454274v1, whole genome shotgun sequence includes:
- the CDC42EP4 gene encoding cdc42 effector protein 4, with protein sequence MPILKQLVSSSVHSKRRSRVDLTAEMISAPLGDFRHTMHVGRAGDAFGDTSFLNSKAGEPDGESLDEQASSSSSKRSLLSRKFRGSKRSQSVTRGEREQRDMLGSLRDSALFVKNAMSLPQLNEKEAAEKGTSKLPKSLSSSPVKKANGGEGGDEEAGMEEAVPRRNGAAGPHSPDPLLDEQAFGDLADLPVMPKATYGLKHAESIMSFHIDLGPSMLGDVLSIMDKEEWDPEEEEGGYHGDEGATGTITQAPPYAVAAPPLARQEGKAGPDLPSLPSHALEDEGWAAAAPSPGSARSMGSHTTRDSSSLSSCTSGVLEERSPAFRGPDRARAAVSRQPDKEFSFMDEEEEEDEIRV encoded by the coding sequence CCAAGCGCCGTTCCCGAGTGGACCTCACGGCCGAAATGATCAGCGCCCCACTGGGCGACTTCCGCCACACCATGCACGTTGGCCGGGCCGGAGATGCCTTTGGGGACACCTCCTTCCTCAACAGCAAGGCTGGCGAGCCTGACGGCGAGTCCTTGGACGAACAggcctcctcttcatcttccaaaCGCAGTCTCCTGTCCAGGAAGTTCCGGGGCAGCAAGCGGTCACAGTCAGTGACCAGGGGGGAGCGGGAGCAGCGCGACATGCTGGGATCCCTGCGGGACTCGGCCCTCTTTGTCAAGAATGCCATGTCCCTGCCCCAGCTCAATGAGAAGGAGGCCGCGGAGAAGGGTACCAGTAAGCTGCCCAAGAGTCTGTCATCCAGCCCCGTGAAGAAGGCCAATGGCGGGGAGGGTGGCGACGAGGAGGCAGGCATGGAGGAGGCCGTGCCCCGTCGGAATGGGGCCGCGGGTCCCCATTCCCCTGACCCCCTCCTCGACGAGCAGGCCTTTGGGGATCTGGCAGATCTGCCTGTCATGCCCAAGGCCACCTATGGGCTGAAGCATGCGGAGTCCATCATGTCCTTCCACATCGACCTGGGGCCCTCCATGCTGGGTGACGTCCTCAGCATCATGGACAAGGAGGAGTGGGACcccgaggaggaggagggtggttaCCATGGCGATGAGGGCGCCACTGGCACCATCACCCAGGCTCCCCCATACGCTGTGGCGGCCCCTCCCCTGGCGAGGCAGGAAGGCAAGGCCGGCCCAGActtgccctccctcccctcccatgcTCTGGAGGACGAGGGGTGGGCAGCAGCGGCCCCCAGCCCCGGCTCGGCCCGCAGCATGGGCAGCCACACCACACGAGACAGCAGCTCCCTCTCCAGCTGCACCTCGGGCGTCCTGGAGGAGCGCAGCCCTGCCTTCCGGGGACCGGACAGGGCCCGGGCTGCTGTCTCGAGACAGCCGGACAAGGAGTTCTCCTTCatggacgaggaggaggaggaggatgagatCCGCGTGTGA